In a single window of the Elaeis guineensis isolate ETL-2024a chromosome 8, EG11, whole genome shotgun sequence genome:
- the LOC140851076 gene encoding uncharacterized protein, with the protein MMIKSNYSDELIITAQSSNNIMNRYNGFVINGFKFHTKKCEKFRKTKNNDIIVEADGKTYYDVLMDMFELDYYEKFKIILFQCNWLDINSPKGLKQDTNGFTLVNFSRLIHTDMLLKDDSFIFSSQARQVFFFVQNSINKEWVIVVRTKSRDLYDMKKGLEVEDDETYTQYTCYNFTSIDDLNATSLIRMDIEEENIDLFLIGKRFKMCTFII; encoded by the coding sequence ATGATGATAAAGAGTAACTATTCAGATGAATTAATTATCACTGCTCAAAGTTCTAATAATATTATGAACAGATATAATGGTTTCGTCATTAATGGATTCAAATTTCATACAAAAAAATgtgaaaaatttagaaaaaccAAGAACAACGACATCATAGTGGAAGCAGATGGAAAGACTTATTATGATGTACTTATGGATATGTTTGAGttagattattatgaaaaatttaaaattatattatttcaaTGTAATTGGTTGGATATAAACTCGCCAAAAGGCTTAAAGCAAGatacaaatggatttacacttgtaaatttttcaagattgatacatactgatatgttATTAAAAGATGATTCAtttatattttcatctcaagctcgtcaagtttttttttttgtacaaaacTCCATAAATAAAGAATGGGTTATTGTAGTGAGAACAAAATCccgagacttatatgatatgaaaaagggGTTAGAAGTAGAGGATGATGAGACTTATACGCAATATACGTGTTACAATTTTACATCGATTGATGATCTAAATGCTACAAGCTTGATTAGGATGGATATTGAAGAAGAAAATATTGACTTATTTTTAATTGGTAAGAGATTTAAGATGTGTACATTTATTATATGA